The following are from one region of the Poecilia reticulata strain Guanapo linkage group LG7, Guppy_female_1.0+MT, whole genome shotgun sequence genome:
- the naca gene encoding nascent polypeptide-associated complex subunit alpha isoform X3, with translation MPGEATETVPVTEQEMQQPQAETAPPPAPASTQQPQVASGPAKAKGKDAKSGQSSSAPKAVPGRRKRSSMSASSPSPTSPKSTPSSTPRSPVVSPLASPLASPLASSASSSPANRSAPKVVKAGKQGKAKKGEAFEPAPVQVDHKVPEVKEKSEEPNLKKSMTTEAKAVLVETKSQPPPAFKVTPKPAVAAPISFSDTIASSPPKSGDKVASAKPILFMVDDELPPLIPPEKLGKMQVSAPSVAKESAKPALSPSEPRPKGAISAPPEESKVKMGTEPKPLPVEASKAAVPVKTVTQEVIKPSPTDSKAKSAAGKTGQDKPAAAVKPADETKLNSNTGPKQVEDIRASPPKVTKPNAGVKSTTPEVTKQAPEKGAVVVDKAQSVDSKATAAEAPKQAKPRAAEAPKADSETPKLAKPTEAPKKAKATSTEAPRPAPEVAKQVATETPKQAKQAAPEALKQAAAEAPMQAAPCLGTLPAPKQAKQTSPEAPKQAKQAPKQASPEAPKQAKQTTPEAPKEAKQTSSEAPKQAKQASPEAPKHAKQASPEAPKQAKQASPEAPKQAKQASPEAPKQAQQASPEASKQAKQASADAPKTAEACPLAKATAPDGAGQTKQAKPVEVPKQAKPTDAEAPKPATESPKPAKPKADEAPKQTKQTTEVPSQPAPVEPIVLPPAPRKLTFAEAVAKPAPVKPEAEKISTAPSNHVISSKPAETPAKMESVIKDDNGSGTESDSDDSVPELEEQDSAQTQTQQAQLAAAAEIDEEPVSKAKQSRSEKKARKAMSKLGLRQVTGVTRVTIRKSKNILFVITKPDVYKSPASDTYIVFGEAKIEDLSQQAQLAAAEKFKVQGEATAKIQDNTQTPTVQEESEEEEVDETGVEVKDIELVMSQANVSRAKAVRALKNNNNDIVNAIMELTM, from the exons CTCCGCCTCCTGCCCCAGCTTCCACCCAGCAACCTCAGGTAGCTTCTGGCCCCGCAAAGGCCAAAGGCAAAGATGCCAAGAGTGGGCAGAGTTCTTCTGCCCCAAAGGCTGTACCTGGCAGAAGAAAACGTTCCTCTATGTCTGCCTCTTCCCCATCACCCACTTCACCTAAATCTACTCCCTCCTCTACTCCTCGGTCACCTGTGGTGTCTCCTTTGGCATCCCCTTTAGCATCACCTTTGGCTTCCTCAGCCAGTAGCTCCCCTGCCAATCGTTCTGCCCCAAAAGTGGTTAAGGCTGGCAAACAAGGAAAGGCTAAGAAAGGAGAGGCATTTGAACCTGCTCCTGTCCAGGTAGACCACAAAGTCCCAGAGGTAAAGGAAAAGTCAGAGGAACCTAACTTGAAGAAATCTATGACTACTGAAGCTAAAGCTGTCCTCGTTGAGACGAAATCTCAGCCACCCCCTGCATTTAAAGTCACTCCAAAGCCTGCTGTTGCAGCACCAATTTCATTCTCGGATACTATTGCTTCAAGCCCTCCAAAATCTGGTGATAAGGTTGCTTCCGCAAAACCCATATTGTTTATGGTTGATGATGAGCTTCCTCCACTTATCCCACCTGAGAAGCTTGGTAAAATGCAAGTGTCTGCACCTTCTGTTGCCAAAGAGAGCGCAAAGCCTGCTTTGTCTCCTTCTGAGCCTAGACCTAAAGGGGCTatttctgctcctccagagGAGAGTAAAGTCAAAATGGGTACTGAACCCAAACCTTTGCCTGTCGAAGCTAGTAAGGCAGCTGTCCCAGTGAAAACTGTAACTCAGGAGGTCATTAAGCCATCTCCTACAGATTCCAAGGCTAAATCTGCTGCTGGCAAGACTGGCCAAgacaaacctgctgctgctgtgaagcCAGCAGATGAGACCAAATTGAACTCAAACACAGGTCCTAAACAGGTTGAGGATATACGGGCCTCACCTCCTAAAGTTACCAAGCCAAATGCTGGTGTAAAGTCAACCACTCCGGAGGTTACAAAACAAGCACCCGAAAAGGGTGCTGTGGTAGTTGATAAGGCTCAGTCGGTTGACTCGAAAGCAACAGCAGCTGAGGCCCCCAAACAAGCCAAACCAAGAGCTGCTGAGGCACCTAAAGCAGATTCTGAGACTCCTAAATTGGCCAAACCAACCGAGGCACCCAAGAAGGCCAAAGCCACCTCCACCGAGGCACCTAGGCCAGCCCCGGAAGTGGCCAAGCAGGTTGCCACTGAGACACCCAAACAGGCTAAGCAGGCAGCCCCAGAGGCACTCAAGCAGGCGGCTGCTGAAGCCCCTATGCAGGCGGCCCCCTGCCTAGGGACTTTGCCTGCGCCTAAGCAGGCAAAGCAGACGTCCCCCGAGGCGCCTAAGCAGGCAAAGCAG GCTCCCAAACAGGCATCCCCCGAG GCACCCAAACAGGCTAAGCAGACGACCCCCGAGGCACCCAAAGAGGCTAAGCAGACGTCCTCCGAGGCACCCAAACAGGCTAAGCAGGCGTCCCCCGAGGCACCCAAACATGCTAAGCAGGCGTCCCCCGAGGCACCCAAACAGGCTAAGCAGGCGTCCCCCGAGGCACCCAAACAGGCTAAGCAG GCGTCCCCAGAGGCACCCAAACAGGCTCAGCAAGCGTCCCCCGAGGCATCCAAACAGGCAAAGCAGGCGTCTGCAGACGCCCCTAAAACAGCTGAGGCTTGTCCATTGGCCAAAGCAACAGCCCCTGACGGTGCAGGCCAAACCAAGCAGGCCAAACCAGTCGAGGTGCCGAAGCAAGCCAAACCAACTGATGCTGAAGCACCTAAACCAGCTACTGAGAGTCCTAAACCAGCAAAACCGAAAGCTGATGAGGCACCTAAACAAACCAAGCAAACTACTGAAGTCCCCTCACAACCTGCTCCAGTTGAGCCTATTGTTTTGCCCCCTGCCCCACGTAAACTTACTTTTGCCGAAGCAGTTGCAAAACCTGCACCTGTCAAGCCTGAAGCTGAAAAAATCAGCACTGCTCCCTCTAATCATGTCATATCATCTAAACCTGCTGAAACCCCAGCCAAGATGGAGTCTGTGATCAAGGACGACAATG GATCTGGCACAGAGTCGGACAGTGATGACTCAGTTCCTGAGCTGGAAGAACAGGACTCTGCACAGACACAGACGCAACAAGCTCAG cttgcagcagctgctgaaatagACGAAGAGCCTGTAAGCAAAGCCAAACAGAGCCGCAGTGAAAAGAAGGCACGAAAG GCGATGTCAAAGCTTGGACTCAGGCAGGTAACAGGGGTCACCAGGGTCACCATTCGCAAATCAAAGAACATCTTGTTCGTCATCACCAAACCAGACGTCTACAAGAGCCCTGCGTCAGATACATACATCGTCTTCGGCGAAGCTAAG ATTGAAGATCTTTCTCAGCAAGCCCAGCTGGCTGCAGCAGAAAAGTTCAAGGTACAGGGAGAAGCTACAGCAAAGATCCAGGACAACACACAGACGCCCACAGTACAGGAGGAAAGCGAAGAGGAAGAG GTTGATGAGACCGGAGTCGAGGTGAAGGACATTGAACTCGTCATGTCACAAGCCAACGTGTCGCGGGCAAAGGCTGTACGCGccctgaaaaacaacaacaacgacaTTGTCAACGCTATTATG GAGTTGACGATGTAA
- the naca gene encoding nascent polypeptide-associated complex subunit alpha isoform X1, whose protein sequence is MPGEATETVPVTEQEMQQPQAETAPPPAPASTQQPQVASGPAKAKGKDAKSGQSSSAPKAVPGRRKRSSMSASSPSPTSPKSTPSSTPRSPVVSPLASPLASPLASSASSSPANRSAPKVVKAGKQGKAKKGEAFEPAPVQVDHKVPEVKEKSEEPNLKKSMTTEAKAVLVETKSQPPPAFKVTPKPAVAAPISFSDTIASSPPKSGDKVASAKPILFMVDDELPPLIPPEKLGKMQVSAPSVAKESAKPALSPSEPRPKGAISAPPEESKVKMGTEPKPLPVEASKAAVPVKTVTQEVIKPSPTDSKAKSAAGKTGQDKPAAAVKPADETKLNSNTGPKQVEDIRASPPKVTKPNAGVKSTTPEVTKQAPEKGAVVVDKAQSVDSKATAAEAPKQAKPRAAEAPKADSETPKLAKPTEAPKKAKATSTEAPRPAPEVAKQVATETPKQAKQAAPEALKQAAAEAPMQAAPCLGTLPAPKQAKQTSPEAPKQAKQADFEAPKQAKPEAPKQAKQADLEAPKQAKPEAPKQAKQTSPEVPKQADPEVPKQAKQAPKQASPEAPKQAKQTTPEAPKQAKQTTPEAPKEAKQTSSEAPKQAKQASPEAPKHAKQASPEAPKQAKQASPEAPKQAKQASPEAPKQAQQASPEASKQAKQASADAPKTAEACPLAKATAPDGAGQTKQAKPVEVPKQAKPTDAEAPKPATESPKPAKPKADEAPKQTKQTTEVPSQPAPVEPIVLPPAPRKLTFAEAVAKPAPVKPEAEKISTAPSNHVISSKPAETPAKMESVIKDDNGSGTESDSDDSVPELEEQDSAQTQTQQAQLAAAAEIDEEPVSKAKQSRSEKKARKAMSKLGLRQVTGVTRVTIRKSKNILFVITKPDVYKSPASDTYIVFGEAKIEDLSQQAQLAAAEKFKVQGEATAKIQDNTQTPTVQEESEEEEVDETGVEVKDIELVMSQANVSRAKAVRALKNNNNDIVNAIMELTM, encoded by the exons CTCCGCCTCCTGCCCCAGCTTCCACCCAGCAACCTCAGGTAGCTTCTGGCCCCGCAAAGGCCAAAGGCAAAGATGCCAAGAGTGGGCAGAGTTCTTCTGCCCCAAAGGCTGTACCTGGCAGAAGAAAACGTTCCTCTATGTCTGCCTCTTCCCCATCACCCACTTCACCTAAATCTACTCCCTCCTCTACTCCTCGGTCACCTGTGGTGTCTCCTTTGGCATCCCCTTTAGCATCACCTTTGGCTTCCTCAGCCAGTAGCTCCCCTGCCAATCGTTCTGCCCCAAAAGTGGTTAAGGCTGGCAAACAAGGAAAGGCTAAGAAAGGAGAGGCATTTGAACCTGCTCCTGTCCAGGTAGACCACAAAGTCCCAGAGGTAAAGGAAAAGTCAGAGGAACCTAACTTGAAGAAATCTATGACTACTGAAGCTAAAGCTGTCCTCGTTGAGACGAAATCTCAGCCACCCCCTGCATTTAAAGTCACTCCAAAGCCTGCTGTTGCAGCACCAATTTCATTCTCGGATACTATTGCTTCAAGCCCTCCAAAATCTGGTGATAAGGTTGCTTCCGCAAAACCCATATTGTTTATGGTTGATGATGAGCTTCCTCCACTTATCCCACCTGAGAAGCTTGGTAAAATGCAAGTGTCTGCACCTTCTGTTGCCAAAGAGAGCGCAAAGCCTGCTTTGTCTCCTTCTGAGCCTAGACCTAAAGGGGCTatttctgctcctccagagGAGAGTAAAGTCAAAATGGGTACTGAACCCAAACCTTTGCCTGTCGAAGCTAGTAAGGCAGCTGTCCCAGTGAAAACTGTAACTCAGGAGGTCATTAAGCCATCTCCTACAGATTCCAAGGCTAAATCTGCTGCTGGCAAGACTGGCCAAgacaaacctgctgctgctgtgaagcCAGCAGATGAGACCAAATTGAACTCAAACACAGGTCCTAAACAGGTTGAGGATATACGGGCCTCACCTCCTAAAGTTACCAAGCCAAATGCTGGTGTAAAGTCAACCACTCCGGAGGTTACAAAACAAGCACCCGAAAAGGGTGCTGTGGTAGTTGATAAGGCTCAGTCGGTTGACTCGAAAGCAACAGCAGCTGAGGCCCCCAAACAAGCCAAACCAAGAGCTGCTGAGGCACCTAAAGCAGATTCTGAGACTCCTAAATTGGCCAAACCAACCGAGGCACCCAAGAAGGCCAAAGCCACCTCCACCGAGGCACCTAGGCCAGCCCCGGAAGTGGCCAAGCAGGTTGCCACTGAGACACCCAAACAGGCTAAGCAGGCAGCCCCAGAGGCACTCAAGCAGGCGGCTGCTGAAGCCCCTATGCAGGCGGCCCCCTGCCTAGGGACTTTGCCTGCGCCTAAGCAGGCAAAGCAGACGTCCCCCGAGGCGCCTAAGCAGGCAAAGCAGGCGGACTTCGAGGCGCCCAAGCAGGCAAAGCCCGAGGCACCCAAGCAGGCAAAGCAGGCGGACCTCGAGGCGCCCAAGCAGGCAAAGCCCGAGGCGCCCAAGCAGGCAAAGCAGACGTCCCCCGAGGTGCCTAAGCAGGCGGACCCCGAGGTGCCTAAGCAGGCAAAGCAGGCTCCCAAACAGGCATCCCCCGAGGCACCCAAACAGGCTAAGCAGACGACCCCCGAGGCACCCAAACAGGCTAAGCAGACGACCCCCGAGGCACCCAAAGAGGCTAAGCAGACGTCCTCCGAGGCACCCAAACAGGCTAAGCAGGCGTCCCCCGAGGCACCCAAACATGCTAAGCAGGCGTCCCCCGAGGCACCCAAACAGGCTAAGCAGGCGTCCCCCGAGGCACCCAAACAGGCTAAGCAG GCGTCCCCAGAGGCACCCAAACAGGCTCAGCAAGCGTCCCCCGAGGCATCCAAACAGGCAAAGCAGGCGTCTGCAGACGCCCCTAAAACAGCTGAGGCTTGTCCATTGGCCAAAGCAACAGCCCCTGACGGTGCAGGCCAAACCAAGCAGGCCAAACCAGTCGAGGTGCCGAAGCAAGCCAAACCAACTGATGCTGAAGCACCTAAACCAGCTACTGAGAGTCCTAAACCAGCAAAACCGAAAGCTGATGAGGCACCTAAACAAACCAAGCAAACTACTGAAGTCCCCTCACAACCTGCTCCAGTTGAGCCTATTGTTTTGCCCCCTGCCCCACGTAAACTTACTTTTGCCGAAGCAGTTGCAAAACCTGCACCTGTCAAGCCTGAAGCTGAAAAAATCAGCACTGCTCCCTCTAATCATGTCATATCATCTAAACCTGCTGAAACCCCAGCCAAGATGGAGTCTGTGATCAAGGACGACAATG GATCTGGCACAGAGTCGGACAGTGATGACTCAGTTCCTGAGCTGGAAGAACAGGACTCTGCACAGACACAGACGCAACAAGCTCAG cttgcagcagctgctgaaatagACGAAGAGCCTGTAAGCAAAGCCAAACAGAGCCGCAGTGAAAAGAAGGCACGAAAG GCGATGTCAAAGCTTGGACTCAGGCAGGTAACAGGGGTCACCAGGGTCACCATTCGCAAATCAAAGAACATCTTGTTCGTCATCACCAAACCAGACGTCTACAAGAGCCCTGCGTCAGATACATACATCGTCTTCGGCGAAGCTAAG ATTGAAGATCTTTCTCAGCAAGCCCAGCTGGCTGCAGCAGAAAAGTTCAAGGTACAGGGAGAAGCTACAGCAAAGATCCAGGACAACACACAGACGCCCACAGTACAGGAGGAAAGCGAAGAGGAAGAG GTTGATGAGACCGGAGTCGAGGTGAAGGACATTGAACTCGTCATGTCACAAGCCAACGTGTCGCGGGCAAAGGCTGTACGCGccctgaaaaacaacaacaacgacaTTGTCAACGCTATTATG GAGTTGACGATGTAA
- the naca gene encoding nascent polypeptide-associated complex subunit alpha isoform X2: MPGEATETVPVTEQEMQQPQAETAPPPAPASTQQPQVASGPAKAKGKDAKSGQSSSAPKAVPGRRKRSSMSASSPSPTSPKSTPSSTPRSPVVSPLASPLASPLASSASSSPANRSAPKVVKAGKQGKAKKGEAFEPAPVQVDHKVPEVKEKSEEPNLKKSMTTEAKAVLVETKSQPPPAFKVTPKPAVAAPISFSDTIASSPPKSGDKVASAKPILFMVDDELPPLIPPEKLGKMQVSAPSVAKESAKPALSPSEPRPKGAISAPPEESKVKMGTEPKPLPVEASKAAVPVKTVTQEVIKPSPTDSKAKSAAGKTGQDKPAAAVKPADETKLNSNTGPKQVEDIRASPPKVTKPNAGVKSTTPEVTKQAPEKGAVVVDKAQSVDSKATAAEAPKQAKPRAAEAPKADSETPKLAKPTEAPKKAKATSTEAPRPAPEVAKQVATETPKQAKQAAPEALKQAAAEAPMQAAPCLGTLPAPKQAKQTSPEAPKQAKQADFEAPKQAKPEAPKQAKQADLEAPKQAKPEAPKQAKQTSPEVPKQADPEVPKQAKQAPKQASPEAPKQAKQTTPEAPKEAKQTSSEAPKQAKQASPEAPKHAKQASPEAPKQAKQASPEAPKQAKQASPEAPKQAQQASPEASKQAKQASADAPKTAEACPLAKATAPDGAGQTKQAKPVEVPKQAKPTDAEAPKPATESPKPAKPKADEAPKQTKQTTEVPSQPAPVEPIVLPPAPRKLTFAEAVAKPAPVKPEAEKISTAPSNHVISSKPAETPAKMESVIKDDNGSGTESDSDDSVPELEEQDSAQTQTQQAQLAAAAEIDEEPVSKAKQSRSEKKARKAMSKLGLRQVTGVTRVTIRKSKNILFVITKPDVYKSPASDTYIVFGEAKIEDLSQQAQLAAAEKFKVQGEATAKIQDNTQTPTVQEESEEEEVDETGVEVKDIELVMSQANVSRAKAVRALKNNNNDIVNAIMELTM, from the exons CTCCGCCTCCTGCCCCAGCTTCCACCCAGCAACCTCAGGTAGCTTCTGGCCCCGCAAAGGCCAAAGGCAAAGATGCCAAGAGTGGGCAGAGTTCTTCTGCCCCAAAGGCTGTACCTGGCAGAAGAAAACGTTCCTCTATGTCTGCCTCTTCCCCATCACCCACTTCACCTAAATCTACTCCCTCCTCTACTCCTCGGTCACCTGTGGTGTCTCCTTTGGCATCCCCTTTAGCATCACCTTTGGCTTCCTCAGCCAGTAGCTCCCCTGCCAATCGTTCTGCCCCAAAAGTGGTTAAGGCTGGCAAACAAGGAAAGGCTAAGAAAGGAGAGGCATTTGAACCTGCTCCTGTCCAGGTAGACCACAAAGTCCCAGAGGTAAAGGAAAAGTCAGAGGAACCTAACTTGAAGAAATCTATGACTACTGAAGCTAAAGCTGTCCTCGTTGAGACGAAATCTCAGCCACCCCCTGCATTTAAAGTCACTCCAAAGCCTGCTGTTGCAGCACCAATTTCATTCTCGGATACTATTGCTTCAAGCCCTCCAAAATCTGGTGATAAGGTTGCTTCCGCAAAACCCATATTGTTTATGGTTGATGATGAGCTTCCTCCACTTATCCCACCTGAGAAGCTTGGTAAAATGCAAGTGTCTGCACCTTCTGTTGCCAAAGAGAGCGCAAAGCCTGCTTTGTCTCCTTCTGAGCCTAGACCTAAAGGGGCTatttctgctcctccagagGAGAGTAAAGTCAAAATGGGTACTGAACCCAAACCTTTGCCTGTCGAAGCTAGTAAGGCAGCTGTCCCAGTGAAAACTGTAACTCAGGAGGTCATTAAGCCATCTCCTACAGATTCCAAGGCTAAATCTGCTGCTGGCAAGACTGGCCAAgacaaacctgctgctgctgtgaagcCAGCAGATGAGACCAAATTGAACTCAAACACAGGTCCTAAACAGGTTGAGGATATACGGGCCTCACCTCCTAAAGTTACCAAGCCAAATGCTGGTGTAAAGTCAACCACTCCGGAGGTTACAAAACAAGCACCCGAAAAGGGTGCTGTGGTAGTTGATAAGGCTCAGTCGGTTGACTCGAAAGCAACAGCAGCTGAGGCCCCCAAACAAGCCAAACCAAGAGCTGCTGAGGCACCTAAAGCAGATTCTGAGACTCCTAAATTGGCCAAACCAACCGAGGCACCCAAGAAGGCCAAAGCCACCTCCACCGAGGCACCTAGGCCAGCCCCGGAAGTGGCCAAGCAGGTTGCCACTGAGACACCCAAACAGGCTAAGCAGGCAGCCCCAGAGGCACTCAAGCAGGCGGCTGCTGAAGCCCCTATGCAGGCGGCCCCCTGCCTAGGGACTTTGCCTGCGCCTAAGCAGGCAAAGCAGACGTCCCCCGAGGCGCCTAAGCAGGCAAAGCAGGCGGACTTCGAGGCGCCCAAGCAGGCAAAGCCCGAGGCACCCAAGCAGGCAAAGCAGGCGGACCTCGAGGCGCCCAAGCAGGCAAAGCCCGAGGCGCCCAAGCAGGCAAAGCAGACGTCCCCCGAGGTGCCTAAGCAGGCGGACCCCGAGGTGCCTAAGCAGGCAAAGCAGGCTCCCAAACAGGCATCCCCCGAG GCACCCAAACAGGCTAAGCAGACGACCCCCGAGGCACCCAAAGAGGCTAAGCAGACGTCCTCCGAGGCACCCAAACAGGCTAAGCAGGCGTCCCCCGAGGCACCCAAACATGCTAAGCAGGCGTCCCCCGAGGCACCCAAACAGGCTAAGCAGGCGTCCCCCGAGGCACCCAAACAGGCTAAGCAG GCGTCCCCAGAGGCACCCAAACAGGCTCAGCAAGCGTCCCCCGAGGCATCCAAACAGGCAAAGCAGGCGTCTGCAGACGCCCCTAAAACAGCTGAGGCTTGTCCATTGGCCAAAGCAACAGCCCCTGACGGTGCAGGCCAAACCAAGCAGGCCAAACCAGTCGAGGTGCCGAAGCAAGCCAAACCAACTGATGCTGAAGCACCTAAACCAGCTACTGAGAGTCCTAAACCAGCAAAACCGAAAGCTGATGAGGCACCTAAACAAACCAAGCAAACTACTGAAGTCCCCTCACAACCTGCTCCAGTTGAGCCTATTGTTTTGCCCCCTGCCCCACGTAAACTTACTTTTGCCGAAGCAGTTGCAAAACCTGCACCTGTCAAGCCTGAAGCTGAAAAAATCAGCACTGCTCCCTCTAATCATGTCATATCATCTAAACCTGCTGAAACCCCAGCCAAGATGGAGTCTGTGATCAAGGACGACAATG GATCTGGCACAGAGTCGGACAGTGATGACTCAGTTCCTGAGCTGGAAGAACAGGACTCTGCACAGACACAGACGCAACAAGCTCAG cttgcagcagctgctgaaatagACGAAGAGCCTGTAAGCAAAGCCAAACAGAGCCGCAGTGAAAAGAAGGCACGAAAG GCGATGTCAAAGCTTGGACTCAGGCAGGTAACAGGGGTCACCAGGGTCACCATTCGCAAATCAAAGAACATCTTGTTCGTCATCACCAAACCAGACGTCTACAAGAGCCCTGCGTCAGATACATACATCGTCTTCGGCGAAGCTAAG ATTGAAGATCTTTCTCAGCAAGCCCAGCTGGCTGCAGCAGAAAAGTTCAAGGTACAGGGAGAAGCTACAGCAAAGATCCAGGACAACACACAGACGCCCACAGTACAGGAGGAAAGCGAAGAGGAAGAG GTTGATGAGACCGGAGTCGAGGTGAAGGACATTGAACTCGTCATGTCACAAGCCAACGTGTCGCGGGCAAAGGCTGTACGCGccctgaaaaacaacaacaacgacaTTGTCAACGCTATTATG GAGTTGACGATGTAA